In one window of Ptiloglossa arizonensis isolate GNS036 chromosome 5, iyPtiAriz1_principal, whole genome shotgun sequence DNA:
- the Ufl1 gene encoding UFM1 specific ligase 1, with protein sequence MSTTDWDEVKRLAADFQKAQLSSTLQKLSERNCVEIVTKLIENKLLDVIFTNDGKEYVTPQHLGKEIKDELYIHGGRISLVDLAQILNINLSQVSKVANEIEKCNKGLKIILGQLIDKTYTKKIAEEINDKLMQHGSINVTELTIHYDLPSEFLQSLIEKELGKTIHGKQDVQDFKVFYTESFIAKNKAKIRGALSAITKPIPLSIILEQCCVSERIFFSIFDSLQKLKQVPGIVSGKHGAYSYYIPTIYSKSQNEWVENFYKHNGYLEYDALTRLGISDARNFVKRYFPNEDILFLDSVAVGTTIREQVDANIEEAIASGSFVDVSPLLPSVFTEKDMEMLLKTVEKKLNNNTHIFANTVVISDAFLQSLYKSFETMAETKAKEAVASGQWFQTIAENRIKSNSANQIIETKGGKKEERRKKVASGKAGGGNQRETKTKSTKKKYLQGKVREIDSDDENQKVTSGKIEFQLVSLEDIKREISKDDNLAVIDNLVEELTSYLQPKINNHALSIADQLAQNNKTTNLDEIEERLNIFITNIKIFEKGIKHIDKADQPPLTKYLLKSLGTEFVTELFKLAAQQNMLQAPNNITTETRQKMLLDLPADVKEPLNNINKSIAETSMEDFLNFAEPAMAACCLVLRKHDKKKEKPFILGHKQALLEELNVTQDPALALHLVTSILFIAVTQSGLYMSGRHVSTVLSFLQTHLQPSTVTILSKYHGLVLKNLTSTDEATKLEVNKELETELVEIKNIANNYKQHLKTDKPQE encoded by the exons ATGAGTACTACGGATTGGGATGAAGTTAAAAGATTGGCAGCTGATTTTCAAAAAGCACAATTAAGTTCCACTTTACAAAA GTTATCAGAACGAAATTGTGtggaaattgtaacaaaattaatagaaaataaactGTTAGATGTAATATTTACTAATGATGGCAAAGAATATGTTACACCACAGCATCTTGGAAAAGAGATCAAAGATGAACTGTATATTCATGGTGGAAGAATCAGTTTAGTTGACTTGGCACAGATTCTTAATATCAATTTATCTCAAGTGTCTAAAGTAGCAAATGAAATAGAAAAGTGCAATAAAGGACTTAAGATAATACTTGGACAACTCATTGACAAAACTTATACGAAGAAAATTGCTGAAGAAATCAATGACAAATTAATGCAACATGGCAGTATCAATGTAACAGAATTAACAATACATTATGATTTACCATCCGAGTTCTTACAATCGCTTATTGAAAAAGAATTAGGAAAAACAATACATGGTAAACAAGATGTACAAGATTTTAAAGTCTTTTATACCGAAAGTTTTATAGCTAAAAATAAAGCTAAAATAAGAGGGGCCTTATCTGCTATCACAAAGCCTATACCATTATCAATTATTCTAGAACAATGTTGTGTTtcagaaagaatatttttct CAATTTTTGATAGCctccaaaaattaaaacaagttcCTGGTATTGTATCAGGAAAACATGGGGCATATAGTTATTATATACCAACTATATATTCTAAAAGCCAAAATGAATGGgtagaaaatttttataaacataATGGTTATTTAG AATATGATGCACTCACTCGACTTGGAATATCAGATGCACGAAATTTTGTGAAACGTTACTTCCCAAATGAAGATATACTTTTCCTAGACTCTGTTGCTGTAGGTACAACAATTAGAGAGCAAGTAGATGCAAATATTGAAGAAGCTATTGCAAGTGGATCGTTTGTTGATGTAAGCCCTCTTCTGCCATCTGTTTTCACTGAGAAAGATATGGAAATGCTTCTTAAAACagtagaaaagaaattaaacaataacacacatatatttgcaAACACTGTAGTGATATCTGATGCATTTTTGCAATCtttatataaatcatttgaaaCAATGGCAGAAACAAAAGCTAAAGAAGCAGTGGCTAGTGGACAATGGTTTCAAACAATAGCAGAAAACAGAATAAAATCTAATTCAGCCAATCAAATAATTGAAACTAAAGGAGGTAAAAAAGAAGAACGCCGGAAAAAGGTAGCATCTGGTAAAGCAGGTGGTGGTAatcaaagagaaacaaaaacaaaatctactaaaaaaaaatatctacaaGGAAAAGTTCGTGAAATTGATTCTGATGATGAGAATCAAAAAGTCACATCAGGAAAAATAGAGTTTCAACTAGTATCTTTAGAAGATATAAAGAGGGAGATCTCAAAAGATGATAATTTGGCTGTAATTGATAATTTGGTAGAAGAATTGACATCATATTTGCAaccaaaaataaataatcatgCATTATCTATCGCAGATCAGTTAGCACAAAATAATAAAACCACTAACTTAGACGAAATTGAAGAGCgtcttaatatttttataacaaatattaaaatatttgagaaaggcATCAAACATATTGATAAAGCAGATCAACCTcctttaacaaaatatttactaAAATCCCTTGGTACTGAATTTGTGACAGAATTATTTAAGTTAGCTGCACAACAAAACATGCTCCAAGCTCCTAACAATATTACCACAGAAACAAGACAAAAGATGCTACTTGATTTACCAGCAGACGTTAAAGAGCCTTTAAATAACATAAATAAATCTATTGCTGAAACTTCTATGGAAGATTTCTTAAATTTTGCAGAGCCAGCAATGGCAGCTTGCTGTCTGGTATTGAGAaagcatgataaaaaaaaagaaaaaccatttATTTTAGGACACAAACAAGCTTTATTGGAAGAGCTTAATGTTACACAAGATCCTGCATTGGCATTGCATTTAGTTACAAGTATATTATTTATTGCAGTAACACAAAGTGGTTTATATATGTCTGGACGACATGTATCTACAGTTCTTTCATTTCTTCAAACACATTTACAACCTTCAACAGTGACAATACTGTCTAAATATCACG GCTTGGTACTGAAAAACTTAACATCTACAGATGAAGCTACAAAGCTTGAGGTTAACAAGGAATTGGAGACTGAActggtagaaattaaaaatattgcaaataattATAAACAACATTTAAAAACTGATAAACCACAAGAATGA
- the LOC143147522 gene encoding transmembrane protein 170A, with amino-acid sequence MEAQTDISILRPPVNVRNTGSVFYTPLTSFAEMWYQIFFWALLSSIFVHIIAVAICFATLRQHKYGKFFPLLIIIMGVLLPLTSGVLSSAAVAFVYRASRYPLPRLYALFWGIGQTVVAGCVGFTRILATL; translated from the exons ATGGAAGCACAAACAGATATTTCTATTTTGCGACCACCAGTTAATGTGAGAAATACAGGCAGTGTATTTTATACACCTTTAACCTCATTTGCTG AAATGTggtatcaaatatttttttgggCTTTATTATCTTCAATTTTTGTTCACATCATAGCTGTTGCAATCTGTTTTGCTACATTAAGGCAACATAAATATGGAAA attCTTCCCATTGCTGATTATAATAATGGGTGTATTATTACCATTAACATCAGGAGTTCTTAGCTCTGCTGCTGTTGCTTTTGTATATAGAGCATCACGTTATCCACTGCCACGATTATATGCATTATTCTGGGGTATTGGGCAGACTGTTGTAGCAGGATGTGTTGGATTTACAAGAATTTTAGCTACTCTGTAA